One genomic window of Oscillatoria salina IIICB1 includes the following:
- a CDS encoding alr0857 family protein — MLKLIYTENGFNMERLAQPLEEWVATRVILALRAGNSLIIQPSTASFLLPADLPHLPELEAIAWEENLETLEFSICDAEFVEVTLQGTWIATDPRSEEGILVTAMSDRAEFFLYKLWIEAQELASLISD; from the coding sequence ATGCTGAAACTGATTTACACCGAAAACGGCTTTAATATGGAGCGTTTGGCTCAACCTCTGGAAGAGTGGGTTGCTACTCGCGTAATTTTGGCTCTCCGTGCTGGTAATTCTCTAATTATTCAGCCAAGTACTGCGTCCTTTTTGCTCCCGGCGGATCTGCCTCATTTACCAGAACTAGAAGCGATCGCCTGGGAGGAAAATCTGGAAACTCTCGAATTTTCCATCTGCGATGCAGAATTTGTCGAAGTTACGCTCCAAGGAACTTGGATAGCTACCGATCCTCGTAGCGAAGAAGGAATCTTAGTCACTGCCATGAGCGATCGCGCTGAGTTCTTTCTCTACAAACTCTGGATTGAAGCACAAGAATTAGCTTCTTTAATTTCTGATTAA
- a CDS encoding ribbon-helix-helix domain-containing protein yields MRTITRRTSTTDMEVTSIRLERDLKDKLKELSGNTGYQALIRDILWNYVQQKSGDYRPQFSRSDIRASIDAIARKDECCVLTGNIIPENEPMLLGWTINGDLVPLSLESMAG; encoded by the coding sequence ATGCGTACAATTACCCGCCGTACTTCTACTACTGACATGGAAGTTACTAGCATTCGTTTGGAACGCGATCTCAAGGACAAACTTAAGGAGCTTTCCGGCAATACTGGGTATCAAGCGCTGATCAGAGACATTCTTTGGAACTATGTGCAACAGAAATCTGGAGACTATCGACCCCAATTTTCCCGTTCGGATATTCGAGCAAGTATTGATGCGATCGCCAGGAAAGATGAGTGCTGCGTACTGACTGGCAATATTATTCCGGAAAATGAACCGATGCTCTTAGGCTGGACGATAAATGGAGATTTGGTTCCCTTAAGCCTCGAAAGTATGGCTGGCTAA
- a CDS encoding HNH endonuclease: MSKAAIGTTETLRQSVVVFSKNYLPISRVNIRRAIVLLVTGKAEPLDFLFEVGWKVRSPSVILQVPAQIRLTMTSNERVWKIPPVNRREVLRRDCQTCQYCGSKKNLTLDHVIPRSQGGKHSWDNVVIACQRCNSKKGSRTPVEAGMPLKTKPIAPVHPAIAFAEQFWREQQINLE, translated from the coding sequence ATGAGTAAAGCCGCGATCGGGACAACTGAAACTCTAAGGCAATCAGTAGTGGTGTTCTCTAAGAACTACCTACCAATAAGTCGAGTCAATATCAGACGAGCGATCGTCTTGTTAGTAACGGGGAAAGCCGAACCGTTAGATTTTCTCTTCGAAGTAGGTTGGAAAGTGCGATCGCCAAGTGTAATTCTTCAAGTTCCCGCTCAAATTCGTCTCACGATGACGAGTAACGAGCGAGTCTGGAAAATTCCACCAGTGAATCGCCGAGAGGTACTGCGACGCGACTGTCAAACTTGTCAATACTGCGGAAGCAAAAAAAATCTCACCTTAGATCACGTCATTCCCCGTTCTCAAGGCGGAAAACATAGCTGGGACAACGTAGTTATCGCCTGTCAAAGGTGTAACTCAAAAAAAGGATCTCGGACTCCAGTCGAAGCTGGAATGCCACTGAAAACTAAACCCATTGCACCAGTGCATCCCGCGATCGCTTTTGCCGAACAGTTCTGGCGCGAACAGCAAATAAACCTGGAATAA